AGTTGGCACACCTGGTCTGCTAACGATTCGTTCGACCGGCGTCAGGATATCAATGGAAGACGAAAAGGATTGCCGCTTGATTTATCCTGGCCGTTTCTTTGGTTGGAATCTGCAAAAATTGATGGATCAAGCTCACATCCTCAGCGCGGGCGCAGTTTCATTTGCGCGGGGCCTGAACGATACACCTAAGATCGCGGCTTTATTGCTGCTCGTTCCTTCTATCACCCCGAAGAGCGGTTTGTTGCTTGTTGCACTTTTCATGCTGGCGGGCGGAGCCATTCACTCTCACAGGATCGCACGAAGAATGAGTTTTGAGGTGACTGAAATGAATCCCGGACAGGCCTACACCGCAAATCTTGTAACAGCCCTTCTGGTTATTTCAGGTTCTTTGATGGGCTTTCCGCTTTCTACGACTCATGTTTCTTGCGGCGCGTTGTTTGGCATCGGCATGGTGAATGGAACCGCAAGCAAAAATACGATCGCGCAAATCCTGTTTGCCTGGGTAATCACCCTTCCTACAGCAGCAATTCTCGCTGCCCTGTTCTGGTTAGTTCTGTAGTGGCAGAGCATTCACCATTTCTTCTTGACTGAATTTGCTACTTCCAACCGATACAAGCAAATTATCGGCGAGTGAATGCTCTGCTTTCTCGTGACTCAAGCAGAGCATTTTCACCCGATAAGCAATTTTTGAATGAGGTCAGAGTCTACTTGCTTTGCGTGTTTATACAAATCGCCAGGAAAATGCTCTGCCACTACGAAGGATAGGGCGGGCCTCTCTGCCCGCCCTACAACCAGTTCAGTTATTGCACTCCGAACACGAGATCGTCGCGATCGTTATAACTTCCGGAGGTGCAACTGGAAGCCGTTCCCTGGTATCGGAAATTGCCGCGAACTGCCTGGTTTGCTCCTGCCGGCAGTGTATAGCTGGCCGTAAATGTTCTGACTCCCGCAGCGGA
Above is a window of bacterium DNA encoding:
- a CDS encoding inorganic phosphate transporter family protein; its protein translation is MNLLLSLAALFVSYANGTNDNFKGVATLYGGKVFSYKKALVWASVTTFVGSILSFILATKLLAIFSGIGIVSQTTLQNPAFLATVALAAACTVMLATLLRFPISTTHSLLGGLVGSGLASGGLTSFAALGKLFFLPLLIGPAAALIFTAVLYAIFHRVREMAKVESSYCLCVGETQEVLVGTPGLLTIRSTGVRISMEDEKDCRLIYPGRFFGWNLQKLMDQAHILSAGAVSFARGLNDTPKIAALLLLVPSITPKSGLLLVALFMLAGGAIHSHRIARRMSFEVTEMNPGQAYTANLVTALLVISGSLMGFPLSTTHVSCGALFGIGMVNGTASKNTIAQILFAWVITLPTAAILAALFWLVL